From the Rhinolophus sinicus isolate RSC01 linkage group LG02, ASM3656204v1, whole genome shotgun sequence genome, one window contains:
- the TST gene encoding thiosulfate sulfurtransferase isoform X1 encodes MTGGCRGWAVTLRVETMVHQVLYRALVSTKWLAESVRAGKLGPGLRVLDASWYSPGTRDARKEYLERHVPGASFFDIEECKDKSSPYEMMLPSEAVFADYVGCLGISNDTHVVVYDGDQLGSFYAPRVWWMFRVFGHRTVSVLNGGFRNWLKEGHPVTSEPSRPDPAVFKATLDRSLLKTYEQVLENLQSKRFQLVDSRSQGRYLGTEPEPDAVGLDPGHIRGSANMPFMDFLTEDGLEKSPEMLRAMFEDKKVDLAKPIIATCRKGVTACHIALAAYLCGKPDVAIYDGSWSEWFHRAPPETRVSQWNDRKA; translated from the exons ATGACCGGGGGCTGCCGCGGCTGGGCG GTGACGCTTAGAGTTGAAACCATGGTTCATCAGGTGCTCTACCGGGCGTTGGTCTCCACTAAGTGGCTGGCGGAGTCTGTCCGAGCTGGAAAGCTAGGGCCTGGCCTGCGGGTACTGGACGCCTCCTGGTACTCACCGGGCACCCGGGATGCCCGCAAGGAGTATCTAGAGCGCCATGTGCCAGGAGCCTCCTTCTTTGATATAGAGGAGTGCAAGGATAAGTCGTCACCCTACGAAATGATGTTGCCCAGCGAGGCGGTCTTCGCAGACTACGTGGGCTGCCTGGGCATCAGCAACGACACGCACGTGGTGGTGTACGATGGGGACCAACTGGGCAGCTTCTACGCGCCGCGAGTCTGGTGGATGTTCCGTGTGTTTGGCCACCGCACAGTGTCCGTGCTCAATGGCGGCTTCCGGAACTGGCTGAAGGAGGGCCACCCGGTGACATCTGAGCCCTCGCGCCCAGACCCGGCAGTCTTCAAAGCCACACTTGACCGCTCCCTACTCAAAACCTACGAGCAAGTGCTGGAGAACCTCCAATCGAAGAGGTTCCAGCTGGTGGATTCAAGGTCCCAAGGGCGGTACCTGGGTACGGAGCCGGAGCCAGACGCCGTAG GACTGGATCCGGGCCATATCCGAGGCTCGGCCAACATGCCATTCATGGACTTCCTGACAGAGGACGGCTTGGAGAAGAGCCCAGAGATGCTCCGTGCCATGTTCGAGGACAAGAAGGTAGACCTCGCAAAGCCCATCATCGCCACATGCCGGAAGGGTGTCACCGCCTGCCACATTGCCCTGGCGGCCTACCTCTGCGGCAAGCCTGATGTGGCCATCTATGATGGCTCCTGGTCCGAGTGGTTCCACCGGGCCCCCCCGGAGACCCGTGTGTCCCAGTGGAATGACAGGAAGGCCTGA
- the TST gene encoding thiosulfate sulfurtransferase isoform X2, with the protein MVHQVLYRALVSTKWLAESVRAGKLGPGLRVLDASWYSPGTRDARKEYLERHVPGASFFDIEECKDKSSPYEMMLPSEAVFADYVGCLGISNDTHVVVYDGDQLGSFYAPRVWWMFRVFGHRTVSVLNGGFRNWLKEGHPVTSEPSRPDPAVFKATLDRSLLKTYEQVLENLQSKRFQLVDSRSQGRYLGTEPEPDAVGLDPGHIRGSANMPFMDFLTEDGLEKSPEMLRAMFEDKKVDLAKPIIATCRKGVTACHIALAAYLCGKPDVAIYDGSWSEWFHRAPPETRVSQWNDRKA; encoded by the exons ATGGTTCATCAGGTGCTCTACCGGGCGTTGGTCTCCACTAAGTGGCTGGCGGAGTCTGTCCGAGCTGGAAAGCTAGGGCCTGGCCTGCGGGTACTGGACGCCTCCTGGTACTCACCGGGCACCCGGGATGCCCGCAAGGAGTATCTAGAGCGCCATGTGCCAGGAGCCTCCTTCTTTGATATAGAGGAGTGCAAGGATAAGTCGTCACCCTACGAAATGATGTTGCCCAGCGAGGCGGTCTTCGCAGACTACGTGGGCTGCCTGGGCATCAGCAACGACACGCACGTGGTGGTGTACGATGGGGACCAACTGGGCAGCTTCTACGCGCCGCGAGTCTGGTGGATGTTCCGTGTGTTTGGCCACCGCACAGTGTCCGTGCTCAATGGCGGCTTCCGGAACTGGCTGAAGGAGGGCCACCCGGTGACATCTGAGCCCTCGCGCCCAGACCCGGCAGTCTTCAAAGCCACACTTGACCGCTCCCTACTCAAAACCTACGAGCAAGTGCTGGAGAACCTCCAATCGAAGAGGTTCCAGCTGGTGGATTCAAGGTCCCAAGGGCGGTACCTGGGTACGGAGCCGGAGCCAGACGCCGTAG GACTGGATCCGGGCCATATCCGAGGCTCGGCCAACATGCCATTCATGGACTTCCTGACAGAGGACGGCTTGGAGAAGAGCCCAGAGATGCTCCGTGCCATGTTCGAGGACAAGAAGGTAGACCTCGCAAAGCCCATCATCGCCACATGCCGGAAGGGTGTCACCGCCTGCCACATTGCCCTGGCGGCCTACCTCTGCGGCAAGCCTGATGTGGCCATCTATGATGGCTCCTGGTCCGAGTGGTTCCACCGGGCCCCCCCGGAGACCCGTGTGTCCCAGTGGAATGACAGGAAGGCCTGA